From a single Bacillus gobiensis genomic region:
- a CDS encoding CpsD/CapB family tyrosine-protein kinase, whose amino-acid sequence MTKDNPRSIIAMFQPKSPIVEQFRTIRTNIEFSSMEDHIRSILVTSAHSSEGKSFIAANLAVVFAQQEKKVLLIDGDLRKPTNHGLFQLDNSIGLTNVLMRQRTLENAVQASTVENLDLLTSGPTPPNPAELLSSRAMEDLLVQAYDRYSLVIFDSPPILAVADAQILANQTDGSILVIASSKTKNEDAKKAKDALEASKGKLLGALLNNKKMRKNELYVY is encoded by the coding sequence ATGACGAAAGACAATCCGCGTTCGATTATTGCAATGTTTCAGCCGAAATCTCCGATCGTGGAGCAATTCAGAACGATACGGACAAATATTGAATTTTCATCAATGGAGGATCATATCCGTTCCATATTGGTTACTTCAGCACATTCTAGTGAAGGAAAATCATTTATTGCTGCTAATCTCGCTGTCGTGTTTGCCCAACAGGAAAAAAAGGTTCTGCTAATTGATGGTGACTTGAGAAAGCCAACAAACCACGGCCTGTTTCAATTGGATAATTCAATAGGGTTAACGAACGTATTAATGAGGCAACGTACATTGGAAAATGCGGTACAAGCAAGCACCGTAGAGAATCTGGACCTGTTGACAAGCGGTCCTACGCCTCCAAACCCTGCGGAATTATTATCCTCGAGAGCGATGGAAGACCTGCTGGTTCAAGCGTATGATCGGTACAGTCTCGTGATTTTCGACTCACCGCCCATTCTTGCCGTTGCTGATGCGCAAATTCTGGCCAACCAAACCGATGGAAGCATTCTTGTGATCGCAAGCAGCAAAACGAAAAATGAAGATGCAAAAAAAGCGAAGGATGCGTTGGAAGCTTCAAAAGGAAAGCTGTTAGGCGCGCTTTTAAACAATAAAAAAATGAGAAAAAATGAATTGTATGTTTATTAA